The stretch of DNA ccgctgcctcccacaATCCGTAgatgtgcgcatggccgtgtggaggcgacatcggtgcccctcctcccctctccttcctcattTTCTGCGTTCGATTTCGTGGGCGGTGCATccatgtatacatatatatatatgcagatgtatgtatatgtatgtgcgtgtatccgtgtgtgccagcacgcgtgtgtcgcgtcacgctctcttgcccgccTCTCCTGTGCTTGCCACTCGCTctgggcgcgctggcggctggcgccgggtggtggccgtgcggaggtgggcggcggccctcccctatttctctgtttctctgtttcccctTCGAGTCAACAAacgagagctgctcggcccCGTGACCCCGACCCGtgctgtgggagggggaaacgTGTTGTGGTAacgccgatgacggtgggcgttgtggcgaggaccgtgcgcggatgctgtcgcgacggtggtgcgcagcgcgggcctctggacacgcgtgcgtgccgtctctccccaccgatgctcctctccctgcctgcccagacatcttctctctctgcctgccctccccctccgccgcgcctgagccctgcgcactgcctgcccggctgcgtgcatgtgtgtgtccccgtctgtgcccagcgcaccactcattcacagggaggacagcgccgccgccagcagtgtgcctgcgcgcacgccgacggcgaggagagacCCGACAGCACCCAACGGCCGagctgcgcgctgcctcgctcgtCTCCTCCCGCTGCACATCTCGCACAGGtgctccgctctctccctgcccctctttgctgtcctcgacggcgtgcgccacctcccccctccgccgactCGGCGGGGCTCGTTAGGATGGCAACTGTGGTGCGGGGGTGGTgttccccccctccccgccccctgcTCTCGGGGTCACCGGCGTCCCTGCGGTCCGTAGCATgtgcccgtgctgctgtcttgaaCCGTGCTTGATGCTTGCGCCCACTGCGACGCACTTGGCCACTGCTCTGCCGCTCATCGTTATTATCTGCATCGAGGGGctcgtgccgcgtcgcacagctctgcgcgcgtgaacacacacgcacacacacacacgcaaggcTGCCGAGAACAGGGCAGCGCCTCGCCCGTCGCCGCTTGTCTGCGCTCTTTGTGGGgggtcgtgcgcgcacgtgcctttgtgcgtgcaggggtggctgacgcgtgtgcgtcgcgctccctcctcgtgcagcccgctgcctggtgatgctgcgctgTGCCCCTAGCAAGCTGttccgcgccacgccgctgctgcgtgtgtgggccgcggaggaggacgacgcgagCGCCCCGCGGACAACCTTCAGGAACGTGAGGCCtggccggctgctgcggctgtggcgccagatgcggcaccgcgcatGGATGCTGTACGCGTGGGATGAGGAGTGGGTGTCGCCGATGCAGGAGGGCTacctgcaccagcagcgtctcgagCAGGTgtgcttcgcgccgctgtccgcGTACGGCGTGGTGCCTGGCAGCTACTGCGATCCACTGCTGTACAACACGAAGAGCACGTCGCCGTTCCGGTGGCACGTGGCGAACGTGCAGGGCGACATTGTCGGACACTGGTACATGGACGCCGACGAGCTGTTCCGCATCGAGGACTGGCAGCCGAGGGAGCCGGACGACCCGCTGGAGATGTTcccgcgaccgccgccgatgctgctgcggtgggacGAGTCGGTGGACGAGCACGGCAACCGCGCGTTCCGGTACAGGTACCACTACGATATGATGGGCCCCACGGGCAAGTGGGAGGCGTACCCGCGGTGCCCCTTCTCTCACCTTTACCATGGCGGGCCAGACCAGCACGGACGCGCTGAGGGGTACGGCTTCCAGCAGGgccacctcctgcgctgcgacgaggcggaggaggaggtgctgcgccgcatcatggagggggaggacagGGAGTGGGAGATGGTGAAgcggacggaggcggtgcaggagccgTGGTCGTACCCGGGCAAGATCCGCCCGAGGGACTTTgagggggcggtggagcgTGCGAAGGCGCGGTTCCGCGAGCGGGTCCGACACGGCAAGGAGACGGACCCGAGCGAGGACCCCGAGTACGACCTTGTTCAGGCCAGCGAGTACGTGGAGCCGCGCGATGGGCGGCGGGCGGAATGGCGGCATTTGTGGGCGTCGGGCCGCAAGCCCGGCgagtcgctgcccttccACGTAGCGTTCAACGACGGACTGTGCTTCGAGGGGAACGAGGGcggcccgccagcgcacccggcggcgcactacgaggcggcgcactaCGAGGCGCCGTACGGGAGGTACGAGGacgcggacgccgctgcagcccgcgcGGCTGAAGCGGCGCACAATGCTGCGTGTGAGCAGTCGCTGAgcgaggcgatggcgcggcatCGCAGGCTGTTTGGCGACacgagcggcgcgccgagcGGGCCGAaggcgcctctgccgacgGGTTGCCGGCCGATGAGGTGCGCGCCgggcccgccgctgccatctgGCCGCAGCCGGAGCTCGGGCGCCAGagcagtgggcagcgggCCCGTGTGTGGCGCAGGGGCGCGTGatggggagagcgagggggaggggcgcggtGGTGAGGCGCCTCTCGGTTacggtgtgcgcgcgtgctcatggcggcggcgggaggggtgggtgtgacgacggcgaggcacGCTCGGCACGGGTGCCGCCTCGTCTCTCTGTCCTTTGGGAGTttggccgccgcccgccacgcgcctgctgctggcgccccgccggcaccgtctgcgcggcacctccgctcCCCTCTGGTGCCTTGCAAGACCAGCATTCGGTGTGGCATtgggcgggcgggtgcgggtgcgacggcggcgctagGGCTGccctgcgtcgcgccgcttgcgcatgtgtgccaACGGAccgtcctccgccttccctcACTCGTCTCGgctcgccgcctcccgcGTCTCCTGGTTGgcatgcgctgctgagctcgTAGCGGCTCGGGCAatgggaggcggaggcggcggccgctgcggaacgcgagaggcggcgatgggTGCACGCTGGGTGAAGGGGCGCGGCGCGGTGGACGATCGTGCGCCGtcaccctctccctgcccTGCGATCTGCTCCCGCTGATGCGCGACTGCCGACGGTGCCGATCCCCTGCCTTCCGTCTCCTCTACGCGTCCTTGCGTGTCTCTCGGCAGGCCTCGGGgcatcgcgcacgcacccacacatacacgtgcgtgcgtctgtgcgcgtgcgcgtgtgcctctcttgCTGGCCGTGCAGCGGGCGCATGCAGCCACACAGGCCCGCATGTCCCTCcccgtctcgctctccccggcctcccgcaccgccgcccgcgtccggtgcgctgcttgcATGCCTCGCCGCCCGTGACatctgcctctgcctgctggtgtgctgcgcgccccctcgcttcccttcgcggtgcgcctcctccctctcctcctccccgccccgcgccacacacgtgcacgtgtgtctctctcagCGCATGCCCGGAGACATGGGCAAcgccgcccgccccgccagagccatgcacgcgcgtcggCTCCCCTGACCGCCTGTGctgacgagcagctgcggagggagggggaggcgaacGGATGCCGGTGAGGCTGTGCGTGCCGATGGAGGGTGTCccgatgccgcgctgccgcccgtgccgccgtcgcggtggcgttgcgggTGTCCCTTGTCTGGTTTGCTacgcggctgcgtgctgagcggaggcgtgtgcggcggcgtgcacagcgacggcgcggctgcagctgcctcgcacatccttctctctctctctctgtgtgacGTGCATGACAATGGTATGCGGTGGCTGGTGGGGCTGCGCATGggcgctcgcctctctcccccatgCGGGCTCGACTGCTCCGTGTTGTCAGCGCGCTTGCCCACCGCCcccacgcgtgtgtgcgcgcgctctggtgctgctgccgctggcgctgcggtgtctgtgcaggggccgcgccacgcacacgcacgggagtgagggggagcCGCAGCGACCGACCAGACGGAGCGGACGGGCGGACGGgggcgcacccgcccgctggtcatgctctctctttcgctggccgcccactccacgccgctggtctgtgcggagctccgcgctgcgtatggctcgcccctccctgcccctcccttcccctcgcctcctcctcatgtgcaccgctccctccctccccctccctctccctccctctctatccTTCGTTGTCACCTCGGCCAACCTTCACGGACACgcagacgtgcgtgcgcatccacACTACCCCtcacctcgctgctgctgtgacagcTCTACGGACCCTGcccagtcgctgcgccccgctgctcgcctctctcccccgcacgAGGCTACGTACGACGTGtcggccccctcgctctgcctGGTAAGCTCAGCAGACACCGACGCCCGAGCAATCCCGCCCACggacctgctgccgccccgctctGCTCGTGACCCTGGCTGCGAatggcgcagtgcgtgcgtcggttggtgctggcggcgacgctcgccgctgcggtggcgctgctgctgtgcacgagcagtgcgccggtggcgcgtgctgctgggaCGGGCGACTtcactgcggcgcagcggacgaacacgctggcggtgctgcaggcgtttgGGCGTGCGATCCCTAAGCTTGGGGAGAAGTGGGCGGGCAACGACTTCTGCTCGTGGGAGGCCGTCTTGTGCAATGCGCCGGACGTGTACGTGTCGGGAATCAGTCCGACGTatgccggcacgctgccggagatgcCTGTGAACGTCGACTACAGGCACGTCGTGATCAAGCAGCTCGACTTTTCCGAAATGGGGCCGGGGCTGAGCGGGACGCTGCCCGCCTCATGGCACTCGATGACATCTTTGGAGTCGTTGTCGATTGAAAAGTGTGAAAGCATCTCCGGCAGTGTGCCCCCCGAGTGGGGCTCGATGACATCGCTGAGTGTTCTCAATCTGCGGGGCACAGgcatctccggcacgctgccgccccagtggagtGGGATGTCGAAGGCCCGgtccctgcagctgcaggactGCGACCTGTCCGGCAGTCTGCCCTCTTCGTGGTCTGCGATACCGATGCTGGCTTCCGTCTCTCTTAAGGGCAACAAGttctgcgggtgtgtgccggACTCGTGGGATCAGAAGGCTGGTCTTGTTGTGGACATCGAGGACAAgcacaagggcagcgactgctTGGCTGCTAAGGACTgcacaacgaccaccactaagccCTCCGCCACGACAGCGACCACCCCGAACCTCACTAACTTTCCCCCTACGCCGAGGACCACGACTGAGCCGCTTACCACAACCAGCACTGAGGCACCGGCTGAACCCACGACCACTGCTACCCCAACAAACACGCCGACTCCTGCACCAGAGACGGAGTgcgaggtggatgggtgtgaggtgtgcgagggggactccgctgcgaggtgcgcgaggtgccgtGAGGACTACTTCCTGACGGACGAGAAGACGTGCCTGAAGCACAacgatggcggtgttgctgctgtgtcgagcggagtggcagcagcagctgttgtgtgcgtggctgtgctgttcagcgtggggctggcggcgtgaggacgctgctgctgtcgcgcgcaggcagtggcccccgctgcgtggcacacgactgtctgcgtgcttgcgtgcagcgccgccccctgcatcggcgtgcgcgtgcgtgtctctgtgagcatggctgccagtggtgccctcgctcctgcctctcggtgcctctgcctctctcggCGTGTTGATGCTGTGGGCTGTGTGTGGGGCTctcatgcggcgctgctgctcccgcggtgtcgctcctctgccccgactctctctgctgccctcctctctcacatgcgggcgagggaggggtggcacgtgcgcgcgcgccgctgcgcttgcgagtgtgctgtgcactgccgtgcgctctctcctctttctctttccattcgcttgtcttctctcttctcccccctcccccgcactgcggtctcccctcctctgccgtgcggtgcgcagacgagggatatgccgctgtgcctcccccctttcatGGAGCGCCGAGCCGATCCCCCTTCGGCCTCGCTCCTCGCTCCCCCCGTGTAGGCCCTGTCTGTTGCACATCTCGTTGGACCGTCTCTTCGTGTTGCCtcggcgcctcgtccgcagagccgcgttcgcgtgtgccgcctctcAGACTTCGGCCTTACTGTGATTGTCTTCTCACAGTgcgtctccgtgtgtgtgtgtgtgccagcacgcaccgcctcttccatgTATGTCCTTGCTTGCTCTGGTGTGCCaccctcccgctgcctcccacaATCCGTAgatgtgcgcatggccgTGCGGAGAGGACATCGGTGCCCCTCCCTGCCACTCTCTACTTCCTCACTCTCTTCGTGCTATTACGTGGTTGTTGTATATACCTATATATAGGGGATGGGGAAGGAGGCGATGCTAGATGCGTGCACACCTGTATTTACGTGTGCGTCGGTATCTATATGTCTGCGTAGTAATGTGTCTTTGTGTGGATtcatatgtgtgtgtgtgcatatatatatttatagCTATAAGTAGgtatctctccctctctctctctatgtgcGAATATATAGAAGGGTGGGTATGCATGTTTTATCTGCACATCTGTCTAGTCTTGggcatgtatgtgtgtgtgtatacatatgtatgtgcgtgtatccgTGTGCTGCGCCATGCTCTCTTGCCCGCCTTCCCTGTGCTTGCCACTCGCTctgggcgcgctggcggctggcgccgggtggtggccgtgcggaggtgggcggcggccctcccctatttctctgtttctctgtttcccctTCGAGTCAACAAacgagagctgctcggcccCGTGACCCCGACCCGtgctgtgggagggggaaacgTGTTGTGGTAacgccgatgacggtgggcgttgtggcgaggaccgtgcgcggatgctgtcgcgacggtggtgcgcagcgcgggcctctggacacgcgtgcgtgccgtctctccccaccgatgctcctctccctgcctgcccagacatcttctctctctgcctgccctccccctccgccgcgcctgagccctgcgcactgcctgcccggctgcgtgcatgtgtgtgtccccgtctgtgcccagcgcaccactcattcacagggaggacagcgccgccgccagcactgcgcctgctgccacaTGCGCCcatggcgcgtgcgtgcctgagcgcacgccgacggcgaggaggaggcccgACAGCACCCAACGGCCGAGCTGCGCCCTGTGTTGTGAAGCTCTTGCTTCAGCGCCCTCcctgcagtgccgccgcaACCGCGCAGCGACGAGGGCTGTCACGGTACCGCGGCGGAAGGGACCGCCGGACCAGCCATGGGTGTGACGTGTGGCGCacccgtggcggcgctgtctGTGGCCGACGCGGGTGTCGAAGCCCACCGGCACGATGTAACCTGCAGAGCTGacatcagcggcggctgcactTTTGCACGTTCGCCTCGAACCTCTGTgcgcagcacggcagcgtcagaGCATGGTgtgcgccagctccgcagccTAGGTGATCAGTGCCGACCTGCTGTGTTTGACGCGCGTGACCACACCGCCGCAGACCCGGTgcaggcgccggcgtcgccgtcgaccgggaaggtgcagcggcggtgcctgtGGATCTCGCCCTGTgacgcttttttttttttgtgtgtgtgtgtgtgtgtgtccgccGTGCAAGACCTCGGTCAGACCGACGCGCGCGTCTGTGGGCGCGGCCGCGACGTCTTGCCGCGATGCGGAGGCGTGCGCCCGAAgttgccgcagcagcgcttgccTGTGCGCTCGCACCTGTGCCCCCcgcgtggcggcagcggtggcgtgtgccaCGACAGGCGATGCCGATGCGCTTCTCCTGCCCGCACCGCGTCCAGACCGGTCCGCGGTGGGCACGGCCCCCCTTGCTGGCTATGCTCGCCGAGGGGAAGCCGAGGACGGAGGGTGGCGCTCCGTAGGTGTGGCGTGGGCGCACGACTGGcctcgccatcgcggcgCGAAGCACTGCGTGTGCCGTGCAGGGTGGGCGAACAAgggtgtgtggggaaggggacggcgtcgcctctgctgcgtgctgtgcgcgtgAGGGCGGCCGCGTGTGTGGGAGACGGTGCAGCTATCCCTCCCGCCCCCGATGCCGGTGGAGCGCGCTGGAGcccgtctgtgtgcgtgtgtgcgcggctaCTGTGGCCAGCCTcccttctgcgccgccgcgtcgcaggccgcaccgctgcgttgAGACACGGCGCGTATCGGTGTGTGGAGTGAGGCCGGGAATGGCTTCTGCTTGGCTTGCTTGCGTGCGAGCGTGCTGGTGGCT from Leishmania major strain Friedlin complete genome, chromosome 12 encodes:
- a CDS encoding surface antigen protein 2 precursor; the encoded protein is MAQCVRRLVLAATLAAAVALLLCTSSAPVARAAGTGDFTAAQRTNTLAVLQAFGRAIPKLGEKWAGNDFCSWEAVLCNAPDVYVSGISPTYAGTLPEMPVNVDYRHVVIKQLDFSEMGPGLSGTLPASWHSMTSLESLSIEKCESISGSVPPEWGSMTSLSVLNLRGTGISGTLPPQWSGMSKARSLQLQDCDLSGSLPSSWSAIPMLASVSLKGNKFCGCVPDSWDQKAGLVVDIEDKHKGSDCLAAKDCTTTTTKPSATTATTPNLTNFPPTPRTTTEPLTTTSTEAPAEPTTTATPTNTPTPAPETECEVDGCEVCEGDSAARCARCREDYFLTDEKTCLKHNDGGVAAVSSGVAAAAVVCVAVLFSVGLAA